In Candidatus Krumholzibacteriia bacterium, one genomic interval encodes:
- a CDS encoding GEVED domain-containing protein, producing MTPGRMVIVLLVVAAAMAATTGNAAPADEVYVYDEAIANEIDVEQFMRSGEVVLRSGEPVVTCGDPLPVPPAYPPLRILQPGFEQLGMNPDRADGIRFIGSGPVWKKNHLVVVMWKIRLPEASTRIPGDFGDPLTVSLWVDWNRNDAWGIDELVVQRNVDVSGKITKRREPVTVFFITAFRVPDIPPTSRGTLDHGHGGEVADLWVRGTVAYGDARVGPAGDQLFGDVEDYRVQYEVRRNKRDD from the coding sequence ATGACCCCTGGCAGGATGGTCATTGTGTTGCTCGTGGTGGCGGCGGCGATGGCCGCCACCACCGGCAATGCCGCGCCCGCCGACGAAGTGTACGTTTACGACGAGGCGATCGCGAACGAGATCGACGTCGAGCAGTTCATGCGCAGTGGCGAGGTTGTCCTGCGCTCCGGCGAGCCCGTTGTTACCTGCGGAGACCCCCTTCCCGTCCCCCCCGCCTACCCGCCGCTGCGGATTCTGCAGCCGGGCTTCGAGCAGCTCGGCATGAACCCGGATCGTGCGGATGGCATTCGTTTCATTGGTTCAGGGCCGGTGTGGAAGAAGAACCATCTTGTCGTCGTCATGTGGAAGATCCGCCTGCCCGAGGCTTCCACGCGCATACCCGGTGACTTCGGCGACCCCCTCACCGTTTCGCTATGGGTGGATTGGAACCGGAACGACGCCTGGGGCATTGACGAGCTCGTCGTCCAGCGCAACGTGGACGTGTCCGGCAAGATCACGAAGCGTCGCGAGCCTGTGACGGTGTTCTTTATCACGGCGTTCCGCGTGCCCGACATCCCGCCCACATCCAGGGGAACCCTCGACCATGGCCACGGCGGCGAAGTGGCGGACCTGTGGGTGCGGGGAACGGTGGCCTATGGCGACGCCCGGGTGGGCCCGGCAGGCGACCAGTTGTTCGGGGATGTGGAAGACTACCGGGTCCAGTATGAAGTGCGGCGCAACAAGCGCGACGACTAG